TGCTAAATTTGTTTAATCTGAATTTGTTTGTGTATTTTTGACAAAGAAAATTGAAGATATGGTTAAATAGCACAAGGAGTTTTCTGTATTGGTGGGTCAATGTTGCGTTATGGTGAGTGCAGAAACAGAGCAGAAAGATGAATGAAAGAGGAGAGAGTGAATTTCTCTATGCTCCGCGTGAGACCCCTCGCTTTCCACTTTTGTTTATAGCAGTTATCATATGTGTGTCTCACGCTTCACATGCACTTTTAGAACTACACCAAGCAAAATtcaccttttcttttctttttttttatttacttgtttATCTGCTGTGTTTGAATTAAAGAATCTGAATAAGCATGTCTATGGTCACTGTTTGGTTCCTTTGCAACATGTTAAAGTGCAAAGTTCTGCAGCTTTTCGAAATCCAAGGGaaagtgagtgagtgagtgtggtctcaaacacacacatacatacaccTACCTAGTGTTAGATGTAATGTCACATAGGAGATGGTAGGCTTTGTGATGCCATGAAGGGTATTTGAACCTGAGAATAAACATATCTTTCCTTTGCAGCCTTGCAGAGTTCTTAAGATTTTTAGCAGACCAAATTAAAGAGGGTGAAGAAGTGGTGCATAATAGGCCACTAGACTATCATGCTCTGTAAAATTTAGAGTGTTAATTTGAGAAAGTTGTTGACTGCTACTTTGGGAtttggtttttctttcttttgctaAGTGGGTAGTGAGGGGTCAGAGTTTTTTGTTGTTACCATTTTGATTGAATCCAATGTCACAGAAGTTTTGGATTTTTGGTGGGTCATCAAAATCACCAAATAATttctaggaaaaaaaaaatgctgtAGACTTGGTGGTGTCAAATTTCTTGTTAGAGAAAAACTTGTGAAATGATCAGATTTAACAGAGTAACTTGGTTCATTTACCCAGAGGATCTCTGCGCTGCTACACTAACGAGGCAGAAATTGAACTGTGTTAATTGAATGCATGGAGTAGACTGAAGTACTGCATAATGTTTTTAAGTTGGACTTGCAGCATAACAGCACAATTTGTCTGCAATATTTATCAACTACTACCGAATAGTGTTCAACAaatttatgcagaatgcagataACTGTTCCAAACCAATTCACCAATTATGCTTACTGCTTTTCATTCACTGCTTATTAATTTCCCAGCAGGATTTTTTCAACTAAAGAAAAGGGTATCACTGAACCTTCTTCAAATGCTTGGTTAATACTGTTCTAAAGTTCAAAGTGACAGCTTCAAAATTTGAGAGGTTTTAAAGTCCGACTGTGAAAATGTTGATTATTGGCTACCTTTTGGATATCATctcaaaaaaattatgattgcTTTTTGGTGCATTTACTGACATTAATTGTAACCAGAGAGCTCTTTAATGGAAGGAAATAATGTACTATCATGCTAGTTTTGTGGACCATCACATGCCCAGAAAGTAATtctaaatcaaacaaaaattttcatCACACTTAAAAACAAAAGTGCACAACTCTGTACATGAATTACAACTTTGCAAACAATTGTTTTTACTACATTCACATatcaatatcaatttttttatatattctactataaaaaaatataaagaaataccaaaattaaataataagaaaaataaattacaagatatagaagatgaatttgaaaaaaaaaattgtaacagTCAAAATcatgatattataaaattttactttcacttcatatttattattttattatttattatttattttattatacttaaaattgacTGTATTGAATGACAACCAAATATCCATGATATAGTTTTTTTACATGTAGgtctcaaattttattttaaagggaTTCATAGCCTGTGAAGGATCTCTTATTATCAATAGCTCATCTGACAACAATTCATATTttgatagaagaaaaataatgaatttatcaaaatattactTGTGAACATCATgtggaataatttttttttttttcatgcaaaAGATGAATTGGTGAGAGAGCTTAAGTTTTGTAGTGAATAAGAGTTCAAGTTTAAGGCAGCATAAGAagacaaattataattgattaatgtTATTCTAGTTATTGTAAAGAACTCACAAGGTTTTAGGTTGAAACTTGAGTGCTgtgattttaaaagaaaaaaaaatagttgagtGGAACTTGTGAATAAAGTGatctttaaaaagtaaatatgatAGAGgagacatatttttaaattggaaagtgaaagttcaaaaagaaaagaaaaaggtaagtGAAATGGGCCTTTTGACTTACGATGTGAACAAGAGTTTAAAAGATTAGGGCCCATTAAAAACTCAATTTTTTGGGGGTTGACATTGTTAGTGGTTTTTACTTTTTGAGCTAACTTTATTCTTTTTCTCCAACTAGTTGAGCATTTACATAGTCCCAGTTGAAATCCAACCCAACGACCATCTTAATAAAGTTCTATGATTAAAGTAATCTCGTAAATTGTCTCTTACCTTCATGTTTTCAAATAGAATCCAAAAAATCTTAtttggatttaatttttttaagtgatcATAAAAAAGTTTTTACAGAAATTAGGACATTTTTAATTGGTGTACTCAGATTTGTGTTTGATGCAGCTGACCTCACACTTGCTAATGCTtctaaacttaaatataaaaataaaaatgatggtACCTAGTGGACTTTTAAATTCATAATGTTTTCAgattcttaattttaaattgatatattatatattgttgtTCTTTGTCCTCACATAGGTACTTCATTAACCAGAATGACCAACAATTATTGTCTGTTAGTGTTTCATGTCTGTCATTATATTTGCCAACATCACTGTCATCAGCAGTGTCTTGCATAATCATGCTGCTTTTGCACCAAATCTTTCATTGAGAAATAAccaaagaatatatatatatatatatatatatatatatatatatatatatatatatatatatatatatatatatatatattgtaaattagtgctgattacctttatttttctgattaaaaattcatatcattaaaaaacaaaactaccAGTTCCTATTTGTTTGTGTATACAAGCAAGTGACATTCATAGAAACTTTTTAAGTTTACacgcaaaaagaaaaaaaaatctgttaATTGAAATCAGATTATCGATGAGttattatgtaaaataaattttttattaagttcttAAGTATTCCATTCAAATCAAAGTTtgtaacttttgaaattgaaaggTAACTTCCTGTTAGGTGTATATCATAAGAAACCATGGAATGAGTTTGAAAGTGAGTAAATTAGATTTATACGGATTGATTTATCATTAGTTTAATTTGAGTGTTTTTATAATCTATTTTTATGgattgatttatttaaaaatatttttttttataatttattttatatatttattatctataactatatataaagaggattccatcttttgtgtccatatttcataatttcaattttatcttttacaatttaattatttattaaatttttaaaaattaacggttacttttacaagtgtttataaaattatttatttatctctttcttcttttttttcctaatattcatcaacatttatttttttataatttctctatatatttcactttattttttataaatatacttttattttatttattaacttactCAAAAAATACGTACACACGCACGATAGTGCTTGTGTTTACGCGCGATAGTGCTtgtgtttacgctagtaatacaataataaaaattgattaataataaaaatggattGAGTCACTCATCTATTTATAGTAGTATAGTTAAAGTATTTActtattttactaaatattataatgtttagttgttaaaaattaaaatgtcaatttatttaattagataaattaattaattaaatattcaaattttttaaatattataaaaaaatattctaatttCTAAAGAACTCTTAACTTAtaagttataaataataaaaaaggtaaaaaaacattaaagagTTGGTAGTGGTGAGCACCTGTTGAATCCATTCTTAACTCATCAGACTTGTCTAATAGGTGAGTTAAGTTAAGTGAATGGAATTGACTTTAAgtcaactttaatttttttttttttaaatcaattctaTGTTTATAAACAGAAACTAAAGTGAATGATGGTAAAGGAaggaatttgaatttttttttgttggatttttttttttactgtttttctaatatatttttataatatattgatttattattaattttaatgttttaaaatatattaaaaaatatttaaaatattaatacagtatatttttaatattacctaataaaaaacagtaaaaaaatcTGAATTCTAAAGAAAGAACTTCAAATGCCACATACGGGTGTAATCCAACAGCTTAATTAAAACATTTCTTCTTGCATCTTTCaccttcatatattttttaaattctcattttacttctttttattttaaatttcaaattaaccaattcaaaaagatttcaaaaaacATGATtcgaaatataaaaaattatattttaaattgtataattgaAAGTACAAAACTTGCATTCCAAATTAGAGAATCTGGAAAGTATCTTTGAAGGGAATAAGGTAATGGCTGTAAAACAAGTTTTTATCTTTTGTGGTTTGGTTTGTGAGAGataaatgattttcttttaataaagataaaagattcaaatattaaaaagggTAGGTAGAGTGTTCTagttttaactttaattaatgtaatatttttacaacAGTTCTCCAAAAAAGcagatattattatttatcatggTCAGTTGAACCTTGTATAGAGAATTTTTCTTCCCAACttcattgtattttaatttttacattttgttaAGGGTGCAGTGATGGGGAAGGAGATGGAGGGAAGAAGGTAAGGGTAAAATTGTCTTTTTGTGTTGTCTATGTGTAtggaggtgcaagaagaaataGTCCTTAATTAAATGTTACTTCGGCCCAATTAATAAAAGGAGAGCTTCGGCCCAATTAATAAAAGGAGAGCTTCGGCCCAGACAACAGAAGAATAAAGGGGTTATGAAATTTATGGAGAATGGACTTACTTTTAACATCCCTTTCTATTTTTCGGCCGAAATACAATTTAGTCACTTAAATTTTCAACCTCTCGTTGCATAATAGAAACCTTTAGTcacttaaattttcaaatttgatgattttgatgaaactgtTCAAATTAAGATACTGATTATTAAATATcgattttacaaaatatttattgctAGTTTTGCATGACTTGAATGTGGTCaatttgtatgtattttttctCGTTGGGAAGAAAGactaaacacttaaattaaaatggaaaaaagaaGCTTTAATTAAAATGCCAAGtttgagataaaataaatttcatattcttgGCTCAAGATAATCTACATATTATTGTGATTCCGATGCTGAAGTTATTCAGTACACATTACGAAACCCTTTAAAACAGAACTGAACAATTGTTTGCTCTGTTTTTTGTCTTACATGAATGTAATGTAGTACTAGTGGCTGTCCATTTCTCCTCCAAAAATATATACCTATTTACGATTTATCTACATGCAGAAAACTATATGTTATCTCTCTTACAACTTTATATccataaataaaaatcacattcatgaaaatatagaataaaaactCTATAGAATTAGATGGAGTACAAGTTATTACAGTTTCTCCAAATATGATTCACtagtataataaaatcaaactaTCGCGGGACTGGTTTATCTgcatgaactttttttttttgttacaaacAGGGTAAACAAGTAATTAACACAAGACATTATATACGATGCAGATTTGAGGcataaatgaaaaatagaatgttataaagaaaaataaaacttggCGTATAAACAGGCATCGTGTCGCATGGGTGTGCTTTAAAAGCGAAATCTAgaccataaaaaaaaagtggcaACAAAGGAAAAGATCTCACATAATGATAAGATTGTGCGattttggaagaatatagaaagaaaaagattgaGAGTACACTAAATACGGCACACAAATAATGGTGAAACTTTGACACAACAGTGTCGAAGGAACGCACATATATATAAAGGCTGAGAAGGTAGCAGAACAGagatattgatattgatattgagATTCGTTTTGATAACCGACCATGAAACTTTCTGTGAGTGTTTACCTTATTCTGTGTGTTGCCTCTTCCATTATCATGGTGATGGCCACAGTACAGAGGGCGAGGTTCTTGCTGGGCACCAACGATTACTACGTTAGAGTGATCAACGGTTTCACTGACAATTCCTCTGTGCCGTTGGTGATCTGGTGTTCTTCCGAGGAGATGGATCTCGGGGGGCGTGCCCTTCAGGAGCACGATGATTTTAGCTGGGTGATGAGGCCAAGTTTTTGGAGCAGCAATCGCATGAAGTGTACCATGAAATGGGACAGTACGAGGAAGAGTTTCGAGGCGTTTAAGGCTTCACGAGACACCGAGCGATGTGGGATTCACAGGACGTGTTCCTGGATGGTGACTCAGGATGGGTTCTATTTCAGCAATGATGAGGTTAATTGGAGGAAGGACTTTCTGTGGTGAATGTGTGAGAACTGCGATGCCAAGGTTTTTCCCCTTCATCTTGGATTCACATCACAGCCCTGCTTCAATCTGGGGATGCTATCTATCACCCAATGTCAGCATAGAGGAgttttgtataattatatataaatgaaaggAATAAAAATGTGTGTGCGGTTTTTGTAATGGTAGAAAAGGTGAcgagttttgtttttgtttcatcGTAACATCGTATGTATCGGTCGAGAATCTAAATGTTTTGCTTGTAGAACTCAGCTATGATAACGAGGATGCCTTCCTTTcttttgataaagaaaagaaaaaataatgaatagagGAAGTGGTGGTGTGTGTTAGACATGCAAATTACACATAGCAGATTTGAAATTGCGCTTTTGCGGCGGCACGAGCATAGCAAATTTCTACACATTTTTtaatcacaaataaaatatatattccaAATGTTCCTACTTATCATGGTTTAATTCTTAATCGGTATCTTAAAATGttagaataaaacatatttattgtAACCCTTAAGGAGGCGTGAGAAtattaaagatgaaagaataaaatatagaagCACGCTGAATGTAGATATTGTTATTGAAGTGATGTTAGAAGATGTTTTGAGGTGAAATAATGGCAGTTGTTGAAAACTAATTGTCCGACAATATCAAACAGGTGATAGAGATGACACTAAGAAAAGAGGATGAAACCATATACCATACAAGGGTCAACAAATAGTTAATACTAACACAAGTGGCTACAATAAACATGTCAAATTCACAACACATTACTGCCAAAACAACTACTATGCAATCttatcatatgttttttttaaaaaaaaaaatagataaagctGAAAAAGATGCATCCATGCCAAAATGATAAGGTGGGGGATGTTTCtctttacaaaaacaaataatttcaatGGATTTCTCACGCCAAATCATAATTCAAAAGTGCTTCTCATCCAGATATCTTTCCCAGATTTAACActcttttttattctctttctctACACAAAACAAACTCAATTTAAAAGTGTTTCTCTCTGATTTctgtttttccctttttctcccTGTGTCAgtttctttttacttttcttcaaataaaaaagacacattattttttattaataaaaattatcgaATTGAGGATTTGTGTTGGGttgtgaaaagaaaagaatcaaGCATAACACAATTGGAGATTTCTTTTACATTTCGTTCAAAAGCTGTACAGATTTCCCATTAAactaaaaggagaaaaaaaaaacgtgttGCATTCTTCGGATGAAATTCTTTAGTGTTTGATTTTTCAAAAGTAGATCAAGATTCTCCTTCAAACAAGCACAAtttcattgtatttttttttaattatatcaatttaagCTATAATATACTCAATCAGACAATCTTACATATCCAAAAATACTTTGACACGAAACAGTAAAAACGAAGTtacataaaataagtttttaattattagtattaagaGCGTAACCAACGACTCCAATTTCTCTACTGAATTTTTTGTGGTGTCTTTTGCTGaacactaaaaataaactatgttagtactttaaaaatattttaaaattttaaaattttaaaattttaaaattttaaaatcagtgATCATCAAGATTTTTGAAGACACAACAGAAACAGAAGAACAATACAAAAAAATCCAgcagaaaattcaaattcgtaATGAATAAGGAATTATGTTTGTTTGGATACcaagtttaatataatttttataaggattaaatatgtttttggtttattaacttttagtgaattttgaaattagtctatttcgaaactttgaaccaatttagtcattcatcttgtAAAATaccgtggatttagtcattttaatcaaattttgttaaatttatttgacatttcaaacgcgtttcataataatattcgacttaacattaaataaaaaatgtgtcaaatagtataaacaacttatatacaatcctaaaatgcatacgaaacatcaaataaacctaacaaaatttgattaaaataactaaattcacatattttgaaatatgaagtattaaattggttcaaaattttgaaatagactaatttcaaaatttactgaaaattaagatatcaaaaacatatttaaccctttttataaacttttaattgacgataaaaatacaaattttattgttcAAAAGAGGAAATGAAAGGAGAGATGGCTTAAGATTGTTTCACAAAAGTGATAACATAAAAGGCTTAATatcacttttgttttttttatgtttatataactattcaatgtttttcttttcaatttattgttaatttagtataatttcTAAAAAGATTCCGTGTGTTCCTCACATTTCCATGCATTTCAACAAAGTTAGAATGGAAGAACGATTATGTTTCTGAAAGTggaattgaacttatatgttattttcatcctCAATCTAAACGGAAGGATcacattaattttttcaaaaaatacagaaatcacatgaaataaaaaataaatttaaaatattattaatcctTATAAATGTAAggactaaaattaattaatagctatcataaaaattattttaactcaaGGTAGCCTTGACGGAGTGGACTAAAATTTTCATTCCATTTTATTGTGACAGATAAAGTTAAAATAGATcagtttaatttgtttttgtcacTCTTAACTATCAGTTGACAAGAATGatcgttaattttattttagttgatgAATATTAAGTTCATGGCATTTCAATTTTcaagtttttattatgttaactAATTTTTGATTGAGTAAgactaaattaatctatttaagaaattaaaggTACAACGtaggatattttttaaaatatggttaaatatgtttttaatctcataaatttaagtgaaaattagaattagtttttttttttttttgaaacgttGACTCAATTTTAGTTCATCAACTTTGTAAATATGTGTATGTTTCATGATaacttttgaattgtttacattcTTTAACATATTTCTGCTTCAACATTAGTTCGCTCAAAGATACGTTGtatttaaaacgttaaataattttaagaaaatttgattaaaaaagattaaatcctTACATTTACAAAGTTGAGAGATTAAATTGgatcaaagtttaaaaaaaaactaatttcattttttaccaaaagttaaagaaacaaaaccatatttaattctttaaaataaagctaactgagagagaaaagaaaaaaaagtaacgTGAATCCCACTAAAAGTAGATGGTGGTCGTGGGAAGGTTGAGATGGAAAGAGTGATTAATtccacaaataaataattagggGCACCTATACATATTCCCTAAAAAAGTGTATCTAAGCATGAGTTGGTCAAGATTGGGTTTGAGTATTGCATATGATGGGTGGTCAATTTTATTTGAGTGACTCTTTGGACATAGCCCTGTCAACAACAACAGCACAAGTGCCTTCCATCTATGTAGATGCCTCCATCACCTACTCACCCACAATTATTCTCTTATGTTCCTAACTAAACAACATCTCCTAATCAAACACACACTCTCTCCTTCACatccttttttcttttggatCAAATTATATTAGAATTATGTCCATGGATTCATGCAATGATTGGATACTTTATGTTTATGTTGTTggaataatttatgtattattaaaaaatttgatgttTATGTACATTCAATAGTCTTACATCATCTAGAAGTCGAGATcaatgataatttaaatatattttttttctttgactgTTTGAGACatcttttaagaataaaatctGATAATTATTTCTAGGACGATGTTACTCACTTCAAATTACAACATTTGAGTGTAATAGCTTTTCGTATAgacttaaaattattatatagtaTCAAAGATCATTCAAAATTAGAGTAAATGGTGGTGGTGTAAACATTTTGAAATtcataaatacataattaaaaacgTTAATGATATTCGTATTTGAAACATAGGaaccttttttgttaaaaaaaaattataaaaactaaaaatattaaatttaaaatataaaagcatACTTATAAACCATGAAGTTAATGTccttttagaaaaataagaaaaaacaggtgaaataattttcttatagattaaaattgttttttcataaataaatttatggaATTTGTCTCATATTAGTTTCTTCAAAATTAGATTATTAACCATCACtactaaatatttataacacTAATCCGTTATAGTCTTCACTCAATTAGTTGCAGAGAGACCAAGAGCACGTTGAGTTAGGATGAGTGGGCTCTGGTGACAGAAAATAGATGGCTATATATAGCTAGTGGATAAGCCCCACATAACATTTCTGTTCATTGCAAATAATTCATAACTTAATTAGGAacataattatttcatatacaaatataaaattcaatcaaataaaacttttatgagggatttttatacaaatattattaatgttacAGTTAAGTTACATAATATTATTGTAATGaatatttatatctaatttcaGATCATtcatataaaactaatttagtgATGGTGTAAATCTGTTTGTGtcttaaatgttatattatatatcaattagattcttatttaaaatacatttagtTTTTTagattctatatatatatatgattaatattataaaaagaagaaacattaaaattaagtgTATGGTAtactcaattataaattataagtagTTGGAGTTAAAGTATCCAAATTCTTGCTGGAAACATCCCAACATATTTATCTTCTTTCAACCATTGCGCAATATTTCACTATGTTGGTGTTAAGATTCAACCAACTAGTGTTACAATGCGCTCATTATCGTACAAGGTGGTCTTAAAACATAATCacttataattgattttgtatttaactataagcaattataaaaacatgatataattgattataagtCATGGATATCTTATTTATATCTTATATAAGTGGACCAGTCAAACAGgtttatttatatgtaaaataaattttcatggatgtaaaactttcaacaaaattcataattatgtGTGAAGAGTAGGAATAAGGTTATAAAACACTGCCATATCCCCTCTAGTCTTATTCTCTTTATCACAATTACCACGTTCCAATTTCTGTCGCATTgtattaaataactattttacctcaaaaattaaattaagatt
This portion of the Vigna unguiculata cultivar IT97K-499-35 chromosome 6, ASM411807v1, whole genome shotgun sequence genome encodes:
- the LOC114188957 gene encoding S-protein homolog 5, translating into MKLSVSVYLILCVASSIIMVMATVQRARFLLGTNDYYVRVINGFTDNSSVPLVIWCSSEEMDLGGRALQEHDDFSWVMRPSFWSSNRMKCTMKWDSTRKSFEAFKASRDTERCGIHRTCSWMVTQDGFYFSNDEVNWRKDFLW